The Cherax quadricarinatus isolate ZL_2023a chromosome 51, ASM3850222v1, whole genome shotgun sequence DNA window GtcactgtggtcagtagtgtgTCATCCTCATTATGGACAGCATTTTCACTGTCATTGGCAACTTTAGAATCTACACACACACTAGTATTGCTAGATAAGGCTTCATCACTGTTGCTGGACTTTTCTCTAACTTTTGGTGAGTTTTCTCTGGGGATACTCATACTTTGATCCTTTGCTTGAGACAGGGGTGACTTTTCATTATCAAACGTTAATCTTATTCTGCCAATAAGAGTGGGAGTACCCGGAGCTGAGTTAGGCGAGCCTAACGATGTCCTTAGATTATAATCACTGGCTTCTTCACGTAAAGCAATTCTTGCTGGAATGCCCCTCACCTCGGGTACTGGGGCTACTTTGTGGGAGGGATGACTGGCACTTAAGCTACGCTTATGCACCCTCACAGGATCAGAAACATAAGGAGTAGGGCCAGCCACACTCAGACTTCGGTTATGACTTCTCAAGAGTGCTGGGAAAGTGTGAGATGGGCTGTTCCCGCTTACTGCACTAGAGTCACGCCTTACCCAAGGTTGAGCTTCAACAAAATCGCAAGACGTATTGGAAGAAGTTCGGGAATGTTGTTTAGTAGGGTCATGGCCTTTTGAGGATCGGAATGAACGTGTGAGTGTGCTTGCTGGTGTGTAGTAATCAGAGTTGTGACTCTGTGTATCTAAGAAGTCAACTTTGTAGTAAGCATCTATTCCATTAAGAGCATCGTCAAACAGTATGGAGTCTGTACGTTGACATCCTCCAGTTCTACAATTTTGCAGGTAAAGATCTGGCAGATTTTCCAGTATCTTGTTGAGTGTTTTCTGTTGGTATTTGTATGTTTCTCGAAGCCTTAGTAGTTGGTGAGCACTAAATTTTCGAATACGGTGGCGTTGAAACACATAGTTTTCTCTTACCCTATTCATCTGCGATACAGAGTAGTCCCGCACCTTATTGACCTGGAATAGTTTGTAGAGCACAAGATGGTAACCTGATCATTTTACTTGGAAATATAGAATGCTTGCATAAATCATGTGAATAGTCTGGAAATATACTTAACTGGATTAAACTGATTAGTTActaatacaaaaataaaaaaaattgaagttgATACATCACATGAGGACATTAAAAAACTATAATTAAATAATGGAAATTAAAGTAACCCTTATCTACTGTTTGTAGATATAAAATATTGAAGCAACTCACCTGATCAAGGTACTGGTCCCTCAGGGATGTAAGACCCTGTGTACTGTAGTCTCGAAGGTCCCTAAGATTTTTGCCCTGACTACTGTAACTCTCTCTAATACGTTCCATTTGCTGATAGCAGCTTTCCTTGATGCTCACCACCTAGCAGGGGGGAAAAAATAAAGTTCAGGAGGATGACATTAAGATGCTTATTTGAATGAAGCTTCATGTTAAGAAGAAACTGGCAAAAATTCAGTTGATTCTAACCTGGCCATTGTAGTTTTCTCTCAATCTGTCAAGTTGCTGAGACTTGTATGCCTCAACACTCTCTAGTAATTTCTTAATCTGGCGAGCTTTAGGAGATACCCGGTCTTTACAACAGCAACATTCCCATCCCATTCTGaaagaaataaaataaatatttaagaGTAAATTAATTATTGGAAAACTAGTCATACACAGTATTACATAACACTGTCAGCTGAGATGACTTAATGTTTTAAGAAGCAAATTAGTTTGATCTATGCAGTTCTATAAATGGATTTTTCTCAAAACTACAAATTTTATCTAAATGGAACACACATTTATGTAGTACTGTATATAAATAATATGAAGTTACCTGTCGAAGAGGTAGTTGACTAGTTGAACAATAAGAGTGACCAGAAGGAAGAGGGCAGCACAAGCGAAGCCAAAAAGAAGGCTTTCTGCATACAAGTTGCGAAATGGGACATCACTCAGGCTAAGGAACACCAGCAATGATGTATTGCCCATGCTGTTGTAAGCAAAGCATTTATACCATCCTACATCTGATCGCATCACCTTATGGATCAGTAAGTGACCTGAAGCTAAAACTTCAAAGCCTGGATGGGTGGTGGCTGCATCTTCTACTTGTTGTAAATGGTGACTTGTCCATTCATCAGTGTCCCTGCTACCGTTGTGCCGGAAGACTTCTTGGTTGGCTGTGAGCCACAGCACATTTTGGGGTGGATGAGCAGTCACATTACATTCCAATAAGGCACTCTGCCTTCCGTGAGCTATCACCCAGTTACCCGATTTAGTAACTGCTTTTGGTGCCTCACAGCCTAGCGAATCTATGTGCCTTGTTAATTGAGCCACGCTCTGGAACTGACCATCGTGGCACTCTAGGGGTTCCACACCACTCCAAGTTGATATGTCTGCTAATGTGAGCAATTCAGGAAGCCAATAATGATAGCAGTCACAGCGAAGTGCTGTTCCTGTGAGAAAGACTGATGTATTATGCTTAACTAGTTTACTAAATGATAATGGTAGCACCGTAAGACCAGAGTTTTCAAGATTCAAAGAGCGAAGTTTTGGAAGTCCCTCAAATGCCACTTCTTCTATTTCCATTAGACTTGAGGTATAAGCTAGGTTGAGGTGTTGTAGGTTGTGGAGACCTGTGAAGGCTCCATGCTCCACTCGCACTAATCTCTCATTATATTCAAGGTACAGTTTCTTTAACAGTGGTATCTCCGAGAAGACAAATTCATCAATATTTACAACATGAGTATGACTGAGATCAAGTTCGTGTAGACAACTAGCCCCAATAAGAGCTGTAGACCCAATATGCTGGATGGGATTGTGGCTTAGGATTAAAATTTCAAGACAAGATGCATTGGATACCATGCCATCTGGTAAGTTTTGGAGATAATTATACGatgcatcaaatactctcagttgGTTTCCATGGAGGCGTGGAACCTGGTACAAATTTGCATTGCTGATGTTGAGGAAATTGAGCTGACTAGCATCCTCCAACCATCGATGATGTAATTGGGGTAATCTTGTTTGAGAGACGTCTAAATACTTCAAGGAAGTTAATCCTTGCAGAACCTTGGCATCCATGTCAACAACTGGATTGTTATTTAGAGCAAGAAGTTGTAAATGGCCAAGCCCCTGTAGATCAGTATCATTGAGCATTGTGAGGCTGTTATGTCCCACATCAAGATGAGTAAGAGCTGGAGTGTTTAATTTAAAATGTCCACCCCCAAGGGATTGTAAACAGTTATTCGCAAGGTCCAGTTGCTCCAGTTCAGGCAGGAGTGGCAGGATGTTGACATTATCCAGCTGACTGCCACTGATCTTGAGGTGGCGGAGATCTTTAAGCTTGGCAAGGAGGTGTGTGGGTATGATGGAGTAGCCCTCGAGGATGAGTGTGGTAGTATCAGTAGGTGGATGAGGTGGGTACATTTCTCCAGAAGTGGCAGTACATACCACCTGACGTGGTAGTGTGCAGGAGCAGCTCTCAGGGCATTGTGGCCCGCCCTGTTTACCCACCGCCCATCCCGACTCCCTCCTGCCATACCCACTGTTATCACTCTCTGGCACCACTGCAGCCGCCatgccccacacacaccaccaccaccaccatcgccgccaCACCGCCATCACCGCTCACACAATCTGCAACTACATTCAAAATGTACTAATTCAAAATTAAGTATTTGTTTTTCATGGTAAAAATATTACTTTTTTAGCTTTCATTATTCATTACTTACATTTTGCCATAGAATTTTCAGTATAGTTCATATCAACAAACCTTTTCCCTGTTTTTTTTTAACcaatatttcatattttgttTAATGTAAATGTTTGGTTTACTAATAATATATCAAAAAATATGCAAAGTTAATCTGATAGTTAAAAgtttttcatttatatatatatattatatatatataatatatatatataatatatatatatatgcacacgcgcgcacacacgcacacacgcgcacacacacgcgcacacacacacacacacacacacacacacacacacacacacacacacacacacacacagcgtggaatagacaaggtggacagagacaggatagtccagaggtgggacacaaacaaggggtcataattggagctgaagactcagatgagtcaaaggggatggttgaaagtatttctttagccacagagttgttaggaagtggaatagtctggcaagcgatgtagtggaggcaggaaccatacatagttttaagacgaggtatgataaagctcatggagcagggaaaggtaggacccagtagcggtcagtgaagaggcggggccaggagctgagtctcgacccctgcaaccacaattaggtgagagagagagcgcgtgcgcacacacacacacacacacacacacacactacaggcctagtgtctaatcgacatgtgcctatgacaaaatggtaactacaggcctagtgtctaatcgacatgtgcctatgacaaaatggtaactacaggcctagtgtctaatcgacatgtgcctatgacaaaatggtaactaacacaccccacacacacacacacaccccacacacacacacacacacacacacacatctcacacacacacacacacaccccacacacacacacacaccccacacacacaccccacacacacacatcacacacacacacacatcccacacacacacacacacacatcccacacacacacacacacacacacacatcacacaaacacaccccacacacacacacaccccacacacacacacaccccacacacacacacaccccacacacacacacaccccacacacacacaccccccacacacacaccccccacacacactcacaccccacacacacacacaccacacacacacacaccccacacacacacaccccaccacacacacacacacacacacacacacaccccaccacacacacacactccaccacacacacacaccccaccacacacacaccacacacaccccaccacacacacacacacatacacaccccagcacacacacacaccccacacacacacacacaccccacacacacacacaccccacacacacacacacacaccccaaacacacacacacacacacaccccacacacacaccccacacacacacaccccacacacacgcacacacacaccccacacacacgcacacacacaccccacacacacacacacacaccccacacacacacacacacaccccacacacacacacaccccacacacacacacaccccacacacacacacacacacacacacacacacacaccccacacacacacacacaccccacacacacacacaccccacacacacacacacacaccccacacacacacaccccacacacacacacacaccccacacacacacacacccccacacacacacacacaccccacacacacacacacacacacacacacacacacacacacacacacacacacacacacacaccacacacacacacacacaccccacacacacacacacacaccccacacacacacacacacaccccacacacacacacacacacaccccacacacaccccacacacaccccacacacacacacaccccacacacaccccacacacacaccacacacacaccacacacacaccacacacacacacacacacacacaccacacacacacacacacacacaccacacacacacaccacacacacacacaccacacacacacacacacacaccacacacacacacaccacacacacacacacacacacacacaccacacacacaaacacacacacacacacacacacacacacacacacacacacacacaccacacacacacacacacacacacacacacacacacacacacacacacacacacacacacacacacacacacacacacacacacacacacattcacacacacacacacacaaacaaacacagacacacacacacacacacaccacacacacacacacaccacacacacacacacacacacacgcacacacacacacacacacacacacacacacacacacacacacacacacacaaacacacacacacacacacacacacacacacacacacaccaccccacacacacacacacacacacacacacacacacacacacacacacacacaccacacacacaccacacacacacacacacacacacacccacacacacacacacacacacacacacacacacacacacacacaccacacacacacacacacacaccacacacacacacacaccacacacacacacacacaccacacacacacaccacacacacacacacacacacacacacacacacacacacacacacacacacacacacacacacacacacacacacacacacacacacacacacacaaacacacacacacacacacacacacacacacacacacacacacacacacacacacacacacacacaccacacacacacacacacacacacacacacacacacacacacacacacacacacacacacacacacacacacacacacacaccacacacacacacacacacacacacacacacacacacacacaccacacacacacacacacacacacacacacacaccacacacacacacacacacacacacacacacacacacacacacacacacacacacacacacacacacacacacacacacacacacacacacacacacacacacacacacacacacacacacacacacacacacacacacacacacacacacacagacacacacacacacacacacacacacacacacacacacacacacacacacacacacacacacacacacaccacacacaccacccacacacacatacacgcacacacgcatgtacaacaggcctattgtctaatcgacatgtgcctaggacaaaatggtaactaactaacacacacacacacacacatgtacaacaggcctagtgtctaatcgacatgtgcctaggacaaagtggtaactaaaacacacacacacacacacacacacacactaaacaaaaGTGAGTACATAAGCAGTGTGGTGCTATCCTACTTAGGATAGTTACACAAGAGACATGCAGTATGGGGAGGGGGGTGTGTTTACAATGGTCTGCCATTGTTCACCAGGCAATTATACCTATATGCGATTACTCTGATAATTTGTTGTGTACAAAAAGCAGCAATGATGCCAGAATGTTAACAGTCTTACCGTATGTGCTGGTACATTGTGGAGAAAGGGGAATGGAATTTTTTCCAGAGTGGCTAGTGGTGTAATGTGGAGTTTAGCGCACGGCCCAGCTGACTGAGGCTTGCTCAGTCAGTCAGCAGCTGGGCTGGCCGCTATCGATCCTACAAGCTGCCTGCTCTCATGTCCTCTCTTTCCTAAAGCTTAACAAATATTCCTTACTGTTGCTTTCTCTCCCACTAACACCCATCCATGTGCCTAGATTAGATATAAAGGGAATGGAGCGCCATTGGAAAACTCTTACCTTTTGACTGTTGGGTTATCCTCTGTTACTGACTGAATTGGATAATCCTAGGTTAAATAAATTTATCGccaatgtatgtatgtgtgagagagtggCTGAGTGAGTTTGCTTTAAAGCCAAAATATAACACTTATTAGTCATAATGCGTTGTTCATTGAGTTCCCTTAAGATTAGCTTGTGAATTGTGCACCAAAGTTCGTTGTTGTTATTTTGTTATTTTATTGACTTCAACGTGGCATGTATTGTTTTCTAGGATCGTTAGTTACCCTGATTATGTTTTAGTTGAACCAAGTTGGATTATTTTGTGGGGCTTAACCCCAATTAGATGCTATAGAATGCAAATGCAGTGTAAGCAAAATGAGGCAATGATTGTATCAAAAGGTCCACTGGTTTCTAAGCCTAACTGGTAGTGCCAGGAGAAAGGCCACCCTGAACACATGGTGCCGCAACACCATTGTTATTGTGAGTACGTGCGTGCACGTGCAATTTTAATTTCTTATAGTAGCTATGCAATATACAGAGCTGTGTGTGTTTAATATTTTCTCTGGTTGTAGTTAGTAGTATTAAGTTTAGTATTACATTCCATTACTAAAGAACGTAACATTATCCTTTCAGTGCCAGTCTCCTCAGTTTATCACCGTGGCCTCTTCTTCTCCCTGTTGGTGTTAAGAAGTATTCCCTATTTTTTGGTAGCCTTTTATAATCTGATGTGGTTATCATATCTTCGTATTTCCTATCAGTCAATAAAGGTCAGCGCGTATGTGGGCACGCGCGTTCAGCACCTGTGATTGGTAAAGGGGTTGATGTGAAAGTACGTATGGGTGTGCGAGGATTTGGAATGGTCCTTTTGCAGTATTTGTTGCAGCACGTGCCATTAACATAGTTTTTCTTAGCTATGGCTTCCTTAACCAGTTTTTTTTCACTCCTTCCTTACCCAGTGATCCATGCTTCTATTACCCTTAGGTTAAAGGGGTTGCAAGTTAGTCTTAAGTGTTCCAGCCATTTATTATATTCAGGGGGAAAATtttaaacccgtaggagtcacTGCTCGGGAAATGGGAGATTACCAGGTTTGataagctccaattccttggatcaagagctccatTTTTATCCACCTTATCTGTCCCTTGTGTTGTGATCGTGTGTTCTCTACTCATCCCTCCAAACATAGTTAATTTAGCTACCTGCTTCTCTCGTTTCCTTTATCAGTGATCTGCATGGTCACCAAACACAAGTTTTCTCACCTGCCCCTCTGGTTATAGATTTTAGGTTTAACCGCACTTAATACTATATATAATTTTGTATGATACTTTTTTTGTAGCAACATACCATTAACATAATGTTTCAGAGCTATTTTATTTATTGACGAATCTCTGGCACAGCACTGGGTCTGGCTAGTATACTCAATCATAGTATTCAGGAAAGATGAAGCAAGCAGTTTGCTAGTAAATTAGTGTCAACCTGCAGTGGTCACACTGTATCTGGTATCGATTTCGTCAGCATTCTCTTACCGGGCTCTGTGTCTAGTGCCCTACTGAGAGGTCCAGTTATCTATAGTCAGTTTTAAAAGCGAGAGAGGATTTCTTACattataacaattgacctattgCCTAAACCCATGGCTCATATTGCTAGCAACTGGAACACTTGTGTCAGCATTGAACGTGAACTGCCTTCGAAACTACAGTGATATATGAATGCAACT harbors:
- the LOC128694701 gene encoding immunoglobulin domain and leucine-rich repeat-containing protein 2 produces the protein MAVWRRWWWWWCVWGMAAAVVPESDNSGYGRRESGWAVGKQGGPQCPESCSCTLPRQVVCTATSGEMYPPHPPTDTTTLILEGYSIIPTHLLAKLKDLRHLKISGSQLDNVNILPLLPELEQLDLANNCLQSLGGGHFKLNTPALTHLDVGHNSLTMLNDTDLQGLGHLQLLALNNNPVVDMDAKVLQGLTSLKYLDVSQTRLPQLHHRWLEDASQLNFLNISNANLYQVPRLHGNQLRVFDASYNYLQNLPDGMVSNASCLEILILSHNPIQHIGSTALIGASCLHELDLSHTHVVNIDEFVFSEIPLLKKLYLEYNERLVRVEHGAFTGLHNLQHLNLAYTSSLMEIEEVAFEGLPKLRSLNLENSGLTVLPLSFSKLVKHNTSVFLTGTALRCDCYHYWLPELLTLADISTWSGVEPLECHDGQFQSVAQLTRHIDSLGCEAPKAVTKSGNWVIAHGRQSALLECNVTAHPPQNVLWLTANQEVFRHNGSRDTDEWTSHHLQQVEDAATTHPGFEVLASGHLLIHKVMRSDVGWYKCFAYNSMGNTSLLVFLSLSDVPFRNLYAESLLFGFACAALFLLVTLIVQLVNYLFDRMGWECCCCKDRVSPKARQIKKLLESVEAYKSQQLDRLRENYNGQVVSIKESCYQQMERIRESYSSQGKNLRDLRDYSTQGLTSLRDQYLDQVNKVRDYSVSQMNRVRENYVFQRHRIRKFSAHQLLRLRETYKYQQKTLNKILENLPDLYLQNCRTGGCQRTDSILFDDALNGIDAYYKVDFLDTQSHNSDYYTPASTLTRSFRSSKGHDPTKQHSRTSSNTSCDFVEAQPWVRRDSSAVSGNSPSHTFPALLRSHNRSLSVAGPTPYVSDPVRVHKRSLSASHPSHKVAPVPEVRGIPARIALREEASDYNLRTSLGSPNSAPGTPTLIGRIRLTFDNEKSPLSQAKDQSMSIPRENSPKVREKSSNSDEALSSNTSVCVDSKVANDSENAVHNEDDTLLTTVTDDNCSNSSSYETSL